A single region of the Pectinophora gossypiella chromosome 2, ilPecGoss1.1, whole genome shotgun sequence genome encodes:
- the LOC126375955 gene encoding heat shock factor protein isoform X8 → MRSVVEIGATVPAFLGKLWKLVNDSETNNLISWSPGGKTFVIKNQADFARELLPLYYKHNNMASFIRQLNMYGFHKITSVENGGLRYEKDEIEFSHPCFMRGHAYLLEHIKRKIANPKSIVTSNESGEKILLKPELMNKVLADVKQMKGKQESLDAKFSAMKQENEALWREVAILRQKHIKQQQIVNNLIQFLMSLVQPARPPNPNVNNVGVKRPYQLMINNAAHNAGDQYPGRLKNVKLDKDLLEELNEDNLEDGPTIHELAHDDLMHNEVSQDSVNAATFMNNISPGSNSGAGHSPVDPSSSLQYHVTMEDGDDAEADGTRQKYPVYSANNNGLLRTIEVEVPMVASPSPNIAMPTSPIDQPVITNVVSMSPGPSRSKARNNVNKVPQGVRNLLSPSNFTPSADLRLPAEIFASDDSVSDAGVAASDDTLLQDVLGSEALLAATKDKMLGGINIKLEKPNPSNKSKKSKKTQKDNTTNLNLEDIKTELQDDLDWNNMTLATVNNNPGVNRYPSVNRSNIGKNREEYSSLFGTNNNKGDIDDHLDSMQTDLDSLREMLRSDAYALDTNTLMGTDEPAIGLSMMSHIPSRQHPSHDYLFGSEDPFYGLSYNPVDEKTAKTANNDTTKQYPMLDFDWLMCSSDASPAK, encoded by the exons ATGCGGTCAGTAGTGGAAATAGGGGCTACAGTCCCTGCCTTTTTGGGAAAACTGTGGAAATTGGTCAATGATTCTGAAACCAATAATTTGATTTCTTGGAGTcct GGAGGGAAAACATTTGTGATAAAGAACCAAGCAGATTTTGCAAGAGAACTATTACCTTTATATTATAAACACAACAATATGGCAAGCTTTATTCGGCAGTTGAACATGTATGGCTTTCACAAGATCACTTCAGTTGAAAATGGTGGTTTAAGATATGAGAAAGATGAAATTGAATTTTCCCATCCATGTTTTATGAGAGGACATGCCTATCTATTGGAGCACATTAAAAGGAAGATTGCTAATCCAAAATCAATTGTAACAAGTAACGAAAGTGGTGAGAAAATTCTGTTGAAACCCGAGTTGATGAATAAAGTACTAGCAGATGTGAAGCAGATGAAAGGTAAACAGGAAAGTCTTGACGCTAAGTTTAGCGCCATGAAGCAAGAGAATGAGGCTCTGTGGAGGGAAGTCGCCATCCTGCGGCAGAAGCACATCAAACAGCAGCAGATTGttaataat cTCATCCAATTCTTGATGTCTTTGGTACAACCAGCAAGGCCTCCAAATCCTAATGTCAACAATGTTGGAGTGAAGAGGCCATACCAGTTGATGATTAACAATGCAGCTCATAATGCAGGAGACCAATATCCAGGCAGATTGAAGAATGTAAAATTGGACAAAGATCTGTTGGAAGAATTAAATGAGGATAACTTA gaGGATGGACCTACTATCCATGAATTGGCTCATGATGACCTGATGCACAATGAAGTATCTCAAGATTCGGTCAATGCTGCAACTTTCATGAACAATATATCTCCAGGATCAAATTCTGGAGCTGGTCATAGTCCTGTTGATCCCTCATCATCCCTACAGTACCATGTTACCATGGAGGATGGAGATGATGCAGAAGCAG ATGGCACGAGACAGAAATATCCCGTTTACTCAGCCAATAATAATGGTTTGTTGCGCACTATTGAGGTAGAGGTACCAATGGTCGCCTCACCTTCTCCTAACATAGCAATGCCTACGTCGCCGATTGATCAGCCGGTGATCACGAATGTGGTCTCCATGTCTCCTGGACCCTCGAGATCTAAGGCGCGGAACAATGTCAACAAAGTACCACAAGGTGTAAGAAATCTGCTATCACCAAGCAACTTTACGCCATCAGCTGATCTGAGGCTTCCAGCTGAAATATTCGCTAGCGATGACTCAGTGAGCGATGCTGGAGTGGCGGCTTCCGACGACACACTGCTGCAGGATGTCCTAGGCTCTGAAGCTCTTTTGGCTGCCACAAAGGACAAAATGCTTGGTGGTATCAATATAAAGTTGGAGAAACCTAACCCAAGCAACAAGTCAAAGAAATCAAAGAAAACACAGAAAGACAATACAACCAATCTGAACCTGGAGGACATTAAGACCGAACTTCAGGATGATCTGGATTGGAACAATATGACTTTGGCCACAGTTAACAACAATCCTGGCGTCAATAGATACCCGTCAGT GAATAGGAGTAACATCGGCAAAAATCGAGAGGAATACTCTTCTCTATTTGGAACTAATAACAACAA GGGAGACATCGATGATCACTTAGACTCAATGCAAACAGACCTTGACTCATTGAGGGAGATGCTTCGGAGCGATGCGTATGCTCTCGACACGAATACTTTAATGGGC ACTGACGAACCAGCGATTGGACTTTCCATGATGTCTCACATTCCTTCTCGACAACATCCATCACACGATTAT CTATTTGGATCTGAGGATCCCTTCTATGGGCTCTCTTACAATCCTGTAGATGAGAAAACAGCGAAGACAGCTAACAATG ATACAACCAAACAGTATCCGATGCTTGATTTTGATTGGCTGATGTGTAGCAGCGATGCATCGCCCGCGAAGTAG
- the LOC126375955 gene encoding heat shock factor protein isoform X9, producing MRSVVEIGATVPAFLGKLWKLVNDSETNNLISWSPGGKTFVIKNQADFARELLPLYYKHNNMASFIRQLNMYGFHKITSVENGGLRYEKDEIEFSHPCFMRGHAYLLEHIKRKIANPKSIVTSNESGEKILLKPELMNKVLADVKQMKGKQESLDAKFSAMKQENEALWREVAILRQKHIKQQQIVNNLIQFLMSLVQPARPPNPNVNNVGVKRPYQLMINNAAHNAGDQYPGRLKNVKLDKDLLEELNEDNLEDGPTIHELAHDDLMHNEVSQDSVNAATFMNNISPGSNSGAGHSPVDPSSSLQYHVTMEDGDDAEADGTRQKYPVYSANNNGLLRTIEVEVPMVASPSPNIAMPTSPIDQPVITNVVSMSPGPSRSKARNNVNKVPQGVRNLLSPSNFTPSADLRLPAEIFASDDSVSDAGVAASDDTLLQDVLGSEALLAATKDKMLGGINIKLEKPNPSNKSKKSKKTQKDNTTNLNLEDIKTELQDDLDWNNMTLATVNNNPGVNRYPSVNRSNIGKNREEYSSLFGTNNNKGDIDDHLDSMQTDLDSLREMLRSDAYALDTNTLMGLFGSEDPFYGLSYNPVDEKTAKTANNDTTKQYPMLDFDWLMCSSDASPAK from the exons ATGCGGTCAGTAGTGGAAATAGGGGCTACAGTCCCTGCCTTTTTGGGAAAACTGTGGAAATTGGTCAATGATTCTGAAACCAATAATTTGATTTCTTGGAGTcct GGAGGGAAAACATTTGTGATAAAGAACCAAGCAGATTTTGCAAGAGAACTATTACCTTTATATTATAAACACAACAATATGGCAAGCTTTATTCGGCAGTTGAACATGTATGGCTTTCACAAGATCACTTCAGTTGAAAATGGTGGTTTAAGATATGAGAAAGATGAAATTGAATTTTCCCATCCATGTTTTATGAGAGGACATGCCTATCTATTGGAGCACATTAAAAGGAAGATTGCTAATCCAAAATCAATTGTAACAAGTAACGAAAGTGGTGAGAAAATTCTGTTGAAACCCGAGTTGATGAATAAAGTACTAGCAGATGTGAAGCAGATGAAAGGTAAACAGGAAAGTCTTGACGCTAAGTTTAGCGCCATGAAGCAAGAGAATGAGGCTCTGTGGAGGGAAGTCGCCATCCTGCGGCAGAAGCACATCAAACAGCAGCAGATTGttaataat cTCATCCAATTCTTGATGTCTTTGGTACAACCAGCAAGGCCTCCAAATCCTAATGTCAACAATGTTGGAGTGAAGAGGCCATACCAGTTGATGATTAACAATGCAGCTCATAATGCAGGAGACCAATATCCAGGCAGATTGAAGAATGTAAAATTGGACAAAGATCTGTTGGAAGAATTAAATGAGGATAACTTA gaGGATGGACCTACTATCCATGAATTGGCTCATGATGACCTGATGCACAATGAAGTATCTCAAGATTCGGTCAATGCTGCAACTTTCATGAACAATATATCTCCAGGATCAAATTCTGGAGCTGGTCATAGTCCTGTTGATCCCTCATCATCCCTACAGTACCATGTTACCATGGAGGATGGAGATGATGCAGAAGCAG ATGGCACGAGACAGAAATATCCCGTTTACTCAGCCAATAATAATGGTTTGTTGCGCACTATTGAGGTAGAGGTACCAATGGTCGCCTCACCTTCTCCTAACATAGCAATGCCTACGTCGCCGATTGATCAGCCGGTGATCACGAATGTGGTCTCCATGTCTCCTGGACCCTCGAGATCTAAGGCGCGGAACAATGTCAACAAAGTACCACAAGGTGTAAGAAATCTGCTATCACCAAGCAACTTTACGCCATCAGCTGATCTGAGGCTTCCAGCTGAAATATTCGCTAGCGATGACTCAGTGAGCGATGCTGGAGTGGCGGCTTCCGACGACACACTGCTGCAGGATGTCCTAGGCTCTGAAGCTCTTTTGGCTGCCACAAAGGACAAAATGCTTGGTGGTATCAATATAAAGTTGGAGAAACCTAACCCAAGCAACAAGTCAAAGAAATCAAAGAAAACACAGAAAGACAATACAACCAATCTGAACCTGGAGGACATTAAGACCGAACTTCAGGATGATCTGGATTGGAACAATATGACTTTGGCCACAGTTAACAACAATCCTGGCGTCAATAGATACCCGTCAGT GAATAGGAGTAACATCGGCAAAAATCGAGAGGAATACTCTTCTCTATTTGGAACTAATAACAACAA GGGAGACATCGATGATCACTTAGACTCAATGCAAACAGACCTTGACTCATTGAGGGAGATGCTTCGGAGCGATGCGTATGCTCTCGACACGAATACTTTAATGGGC CTATTTGGATCTGAGGATCCCTTCTATGGGCTCTCTTACAATCCTGTAGATGAGAAAACAGCGAAGACAGCTAACAATG ATACAACCAAACAGTATCCGATGCTTGATTTTGATTGGCTGATGTGTAGCAGCGATGCATCGCCCGCGAAGTAG
- the LOC126375955 gene encoding heat shock factor protein isoform X4, producing MRSVVEIGATVPAFLGKLWKLVNDSETNNLISWSPGGKTFVIKNQADFARELLPLYYKHNNMASFIRQLNMYGFHKITSVENGGLRYEKDEIEFSHPCFMRGHAYLLEHIKRKIANPKSIVTSNESGEKILLKPELMNKVLADVKQMKGKQESLDAKFSAMKQENEALWREVAILRQKHIKQQQIVNNLIQFLMSLVQPARPPNPNVNNVGVKRPYQLMINNAAHNAGDQYPGRLKNVKLDKDLLEELNEDNLEDGPTIHELAHDDLMHNEVSQDSVNAATFMNNISPGSNSGAGHSPVDPSSSLQYHVTMEDGDDAEADGTRQKYPVYSANNNGLLRTIEVEVPMVASPSPNIAMPTSPIDQPVITNVVSMSPGPSRSKARNNVNKVPQGVRNLLSPSNFTPSADLRLPAEIFASDDSVSDAGVAASDDTLLQDVLGSEALLAATKDKMLGGINIKLEKPNPSNKSKKSKKTQKDNTTNLNLEDIKTELQDDLDWNNMTLATVNNNPGVNRYPSVNRSNIGKNREEYSSLFGTNNNKGDIDDHLDSMQTDLDSLREMLRSDAYALDTNTLMGTDEPAIGLSMMSHIPSRQHPSHDYLFGSEDPFYGLSYNPVDEKTAKTANNAEGNQLISYTGNIPDFDDISMPELEAEGADTCPSPLPGGSELNTPLVETRSPSYMLRP from the exons ATGCGGTCAGTAGTGGAAATAGGGGCTACAGTCCCTGCCTTTTTGGGAAAACTGTGGAAATTGGTCAATGATTCTGAAACCAATAATTTGATTTCTTGGAGTcct GGAGGGAAAACATTTGTGATAAAGAACCAAGCAGATTTTGCAAGAGAACTATTACCTTTATATTATAAACACAACAATATGGCAAGCTTTATTCGGCAGTTGAACATGTATGGCTTTCACAAGATCACTTCAGTTGAAAATGGTGGTTTAAGATATGAGAAAGATGAAATTGAATTTTCCCATCCATGTTTTATGAGAGGACATGCCTATCTATTGGAGCACATTAAAAGGAAGATTGCTAATCCAAAATCAATTGTAACAAGTAACGAAAGTGGTGAGAAAATTCTGTTGAAACCCGAGTTGATGAATAAAGTACTAGCAGATGTGAAGCAGATGAAAGGTAAACAGGAAAGTCTTGACGCTAAGTTTAGCGCCATGAAGCAAGAGAATGAGGCTCTGTGGAGGGAAGTCGCCATCCTGCGGCAGAAGCACATCAAACAGCAGCAGATTGttaataat cTCATCCAATTCTTGATGTCTTTGGTACAACCAGCAAGGCCTCCAAATCCTAATGTCAACAATGTTGGAGTGAAGAGGCCATACCAGTTGATGATTAACAATGCAGCTCATAATGCAGGAGACCAATATCCAGGCAGATTGAAGAATGTAAAATTGGACAAAGATCTGTTGGAAGAATTAAATGAGGATAACTTA gaGGATGGACCTACTATCCATGAATTGGCTCATGATGACCTGATGCACAATGAAGTATCTCAAGATTCGGTCAATGCTGCAACTTTCATGAACAATATATCTCCAGGATCAAATTCTGGAGCTGGTCATAGTCCTGTTGATCCCTCATCATCCCTACAGTACCATGTTACCATGGAGGATGGAGATGATGCAGAAGCAG ATGGCACGAGACAGAAATATCCCGTTTACTCAGCCAATAATAATGGTTTGTTGCGCACTATTGAGGTAGAGGTACCAATGGTCGCCTCACCTTCTCCTAACATAGCAATGCCTACGTCGCCGATTGATCAGCCGGTGATCACGAATGTGGTCTCCATGTCTCCTGGACCCTCGAGATCTAAGGCGCGGAACAATGTCAACAAAGTACCACAAGGTGTAAGAAATCTGCTATCACCAAGCAACTTTACGCCATCAGCTGATCTGAGGCTTCCAGCTGAAATATTCGCTAGCGATGACTCAGTGAGCGATGCTGGAGTGGCGGCTTCCGACGACACACTGCTGCAGGATGTCCTAGGCTCTGAAGCTCTTTTGGCTGCCACAAAGGACAAAATGCTTGGTGGTATCAATATAAAGTTGGAGAAACCTAACCCAAGCAACAAGTCAAAGAAATCAAAGAAAACACAGAAAGACAATACAACCAATCTGAACCTGGAGGACATTAAGACCGAACTTCAGGATGATCTGGATTGGAACAATATGACTTTGGCCACAGTTAACAACAATCCTGGCGTCAATAGATACCCGTCAGT GAATAGGAGTAACATCGGCAAAAATCGAGAGGAATACTCTTCTCTATTTGGAACTAATAACAACAA GGGAGACATCGATGATCACTTAGACTCAATGCAAACAGACCTTGACTCATTGAGGGAGATGCTTCGGAGCGATGCGTATGCTCTCGACACGAATACTTTAATGGGC ACTGACGAACCAGCGATTGGACTTTCCATGATGTCTCACATTCCTTCTCGACAACATCCATCACACGATTAT CTATTTGGATCTGAGGATCCCTTCTATGGGCTCTCTTACAATCCTGTAGATGAGAAAACAGCGAAGACAGCTAACAATG
- the LOC126375955 gene encoding heat shock factor protein isoform X7, translated as MRSVVEIGATVPAFLGKLWKLVNDSETNNLISWSPGGKTFVIKNQADFARELLPLYYKHNNMASFIRQLNMYGFHKITSVENGGLRYEKDEIEFSHPCFMRGHAYLLEHIKRKIANPKSIVTSNESGEKILLKPELMNKVLADVKQMKGKQESLDAKFSAMKQENEALWREVAILRQKHIKQQQIVNNLIQFLMSLVQPARPPNPNVNNVGVKRPYQLMINNAAHNAGDQYPGRLKNVKLDKDLLEELNEDNLEDGPTIHELAHDDLMHNEVSQDSVNAATFMNNISPGSNSGAGHSPVDPSSSLQYHVTMEDGDDAEADGTRQKYPVYSANNNGLLRTIEVEVPMVASPSPNIAMPTSPIDQPVITNVVSMSPGPSRSKARNNVNKVPQGVRNLLSPSNFTPSADLRLPAEIFASDDSVSDAGVAASDDTLLQDVLGSEALLAATKDKMLGGINIKLEKPNPSNKSKKSKKTQKDNTTNLNLEDIKTELQDDLDWNNMTLATVNNNPGVNRYPSVNRSNIGKNREEYSSLFGTNNNKGDIDDHLDSMQTDLDSLREMLRSDAYALDTNTLMGLFGSEDPFYGLSYNPVDEKTAKTANNAEGNQLISYTGNIPDFDDISMPELEAEGADTCPSPLPGGSELNTPLVETRSPSYMLRP; from the exons ATGCGGTCAGTAGTGGAAATAGGGGCTACAGTCCCTGCCTTTTTGGGAAAACTGTGGAAATTGGTCAATGATTCTGAAACCAATAATTTGATTTCTTGGAGTcct GGAGGGAAAACATTTGTGATAAAGAACCAAGCAGATTTTGCAAGAGAACTATTACCTTTATATTATAAACACAACAATATGGCAAGCTTTATTCGGCAGTTGAACATGTATGGCTTTCACAAGATCACTTCAGTTGAAAATGGTGGTTTAAGATATGAGAAAGATGAAATTGAATTTTCCCATCCATGTTTTATGAGAGGACATGCCTATCTATTGGAGCACATTAAAAGGAAGATTGCTAATCCAAAATCAATTGTAACAAGTAACGAAAGTGGTGAGAAAATTCTGTTGAAACCCGAGTTGATGAATAAAGTACTAGCAGATGTGAAGCAGATGAAAGGTAAACAGGAAAGTCTTGACGCTAAGTTTAGCGCCATGAAGCAAGAGAATGAGGCTCTGTGGAGGGAAGTCGCCATCCTGCGGCAGAAGCACATCAAACAGCAGCAGATTGttaataat cTCATCCAATTCTTGATGTCTTTGGTACAACCAGCAAGGCCTCCAAATCCTAATGTCAACAATGTTGGAGTGAAGAGGCCATACCAGTTGATGATTAACAATGCAGCTCATAATGCAGGAGACCAATATCCAGGCAGATTGAAGAATGTAAAATTGGACAAAGATCTGTTGGAAGAATTAAATGAGGATAACTTA gaGGATGGACCTACTATCCATGAATTGGCTCATGATGACCTGATGCACAATGAAGTATCTCAAGATTCGGTCAATGCTGCAACTTTCATGAACAATATATCTCCAGGATCAAATTCTGGAGCTGGTCATAGTCCTGTTGATCCCTCATCATCCCTACAGTACCATGTTACCATGGAGGATGGAGATGATGCAGAAGCAG ATGGCACGAGACAGAAATATCCCGTTTACTCAGCCAATAATAATGGTTTGTTGCGCACTATTGAGGTAGAGGTACCAATGGTCGCCTCACCTTCTCCTAACATAGCAATGCCTACGTCGCCGATTGATCAGCCGGTGATCACGAATGTGGTCTCCATGTCTCCTGGACCCTCGAGATCTAAGGCGCGGAACAATGTCAACAAAGTACCACAAGGTGTAAGAAATCTGCTATCACCAAGCAACTTTACGCCATCAGCTGATCTGAGGCTTCCAGCTGAAATATTCGCTAGCGATGACTCAGTGAGCGATGCTGGAGTGGCGGCTTCCGACGACACACTGCTGCAGGATGTCCTAGGCTCTGAAGCTCTTTTGGCTGCCACAAAGGACAAAATGCTTGGTGGTATCAATATAAAGTTGGAGAAACCTAACCCAAGCAACAAGTCAAAGAAATCAAAGAAAACACAGAAAGACAATACAACCAATCTGAACCTGGAGGACATTAAGACCGAACTTCAGGATGATCTGGATTGGAACAATATGACTTTGGCCACAGTTAACAACAATCCTGGCGTCAATAGATACCCGTCAGT GAATAGGAGTAACATCGGCAAAAATCGAGAGGAATACTCTTCTCTATTTGGAACTAATAACAACAA GGGAGACATCGATGATCACTTAGACTCAATGCAAACAGACCTTGACTCATTGAGGGAGATGCTTCGGAGCGATGCGTATGCTCTCGACACGAATACTTTAATGGGC CTATTTGGATCTGAGGATCCCTTCTATGGGCTCTCTTACAATCCTGTAGATGAGAAAACAGCGAAGACAGCTAACAATG